A section of the Thauera chlorobenzoica genome encodes:
- the idi gene encoding isopentenyl-diphosphate Delta-isomerase, translated as MLDIITACVPLQRRVALQPLQRLFLKYGALMEDQVILVDLNDNQVGFAGKMAAHRSGELHRAISIFVFDAASRVLLQKRASTKYHSGGLWSNTCCSHPRPNEDTTDAARRRLREEMGFDCELQEVFSFVYQTRFDNGLIEHEYDHVFFGHHDDKPVLNPEEAEDWKWMDMRQLAADIREHPESYSVWLAACVDRVVSFRTSGHSGHLTEETCREIRSANSLS; from the coding sequence ATGTTGGACATTATCACGGCGTGCGTACCGTTGCAGCGGCGAGTGGCGCTGCAACCCCTGCAGCGCTTGTTTTTGAAATATGGAGCGCTTATGGAAGACCAAGTGATTCTGGTTGACCTGAACGACAATCAAGTCGGCTTCGCCGGCAAGATGGCGGCGCATCGCAGCGGCGAGCTTCACCGCGCCATTTCGATATTCGTCTTCGACGCTGCCAGCCGGGTCCTGCTGCAAAAGCGCGCCTCGACGAAATATCATTCCGGGGGACTTTGGAGTAATACGTGTTGCAGCCATCCGCGCCCAAATGAAGACACCACCGATGCGGCGCGCCGCCGGTTGCGCGAGGAAATGGGTTTCGATTGCGAACTTCAGGAAGTGTTCAGCTTCGTGTACCAGACAAGGTTCGACAACGGCCTCATCGAGCACGAATATGATCACGTCTTTTTCGGACATCATGATGACAAGCCCGTATTGAATCCGGAAGAGGCCGAAGACTGGAAGTGGATGGACATGAGGCAATTGGCCGCCGATATACGTGAACACCCGGAGAGCTACAGCGTCTGGCTGGCGGCATGTGTTGACCGCGTTGTCAGTTTTCGGACTTCAGGGCACTCCGGCCACCTTACGGAGGAGACATGTCGGGAAATTCGATCGGCAAACTCTTTGTCGTAA